From Apium graveolens cultivar Ventura chromosome 9, ASM990537v1, whole genome shotgun sequence, the proteins below share one genomic window:
- the LOC141684757 gene encoding TNF receptor-associated factor homolog 1b-like isoform X2: MAGTASEESGGGRSLEGISSAQQRCQSSEALAEWRSSEHVENGSPSTSPPYWDTDDDDDCGQKPSELYGRYTWKIDKFSQINKRELRSNAFEVGGYKWYILIYPQGCDVCNHLSLFLCVANHDKLLPGWSHFAQFTIAVVNKDPKKSKYSDTLHRFWKKEHDWGWKKFMELSKVLDGFIDADTLIIKAQVQVIRERADRPFRCLDCQYRRELVRVYLTNVEQICRRFVEERRGKLGKLIEDKARWSSFRAFWLGIDLNARRRMSREKTELVLKIIVKHFFIEKEVTSTLVMDSLHSGLKALQGPSKKGKDKYSADEEQPVPIVRIEKDTFVLVDDVLLLLERAAMEPLPPNIEKGPQNRTKDGSLGDDFSKDSIERDERRLTELGRRTIDIFVLAHIFSKIEVAYQEAVALIRQEELIREEEAAWLAESEQKMRRGIAEKDKKSKKKQGKQKRNNRKGKDKGRYDKPDIAVEDEPEHGRNDFIAQEAEPVGETCPLDDVSDVSDSMDCPPKPLQANSEDRDSSAVNWDTDTSELHLTTEADGSGICGISFIQNGQIKSPSVMDDSSSTCSTDSLPSVIANGPCKVTSLLKQNNLKSPSRGKYQRVKAIVEVTGCAVDTNIQPSNASSDAGHVIYKSGKGKIAKPEKAISNSLQQRTKLTEQVAKEGFASLQRNLNVTGEVSVEKPINVKTTGIQSSLRSPAKNPSSAVKPKLQSKTAAAIDTVLARKSSSPSLEDTDRLTIPENLAETIVSKTAIPRLTEKPVSQLVPDSSEKSKIVQMSATTENPVSQQVPVKIENRTTVQPGISRPLSAPVISGPEICTPVVPMVQTAQSLSRSVSAAGRLGPDPSPATTSQVPQSYRNAMMGSHASSSAGYTLTQSPNSAVTSSHSQPSLVMSTPMYLPQSSERLDTNSIRSNLSFGMLSHDMLQNGPPWMDTLRRDSTRTNCNSPIQNGPRWMENHQRDTHRSINRDLSLHSDIQNFDVANSLHSRSQGQPPIGYPVGMSGRQNPGVLADDFPHLDIINDLLDDEIIMATTSSGFRTFSDGPCPLNQQFTFPGDIGLSGDLGPSTSSHITQNYHDGEYHYNYSSISGQFDSNIFHQANLQPYPDGHTDGFIPNQWQMDNSDLSYLSMRSSENDGFSYHIPEYSNLVSSVNGYTAFRPS, encoded by the exons ATGGCGGGGACTGCAAGTGAAGAGTCTGGAGGTGGAAGGTCGTTAGAGGGAATATCAAGTGCGCAGCAACGTTGCCAATCAAGTGAAGCATTGGCAGAGTGGCGATCTTCTGAGCATGTGGAAAATGGATCACCTTCGACTTCACCTCCATACTGGGATACTGATGACGATGATGACTGTG GGCAAAAACCTTCTGAGTTGTATGGGAGGTATACATGGAAGATAGACAAGTTTTCTCAAATCAACAAGAGGGAACTTCGTAGTAATGCATTTGAGGTTGGCGGCTACAAATG GTATATCTTGATTTATCCTCAAGGCTGTGATGTCTGCAATCATCTCTCCTTGTTTCTTTGTGTTGCCAATCATGACAAGCTTCTTCCAG GATGGAGTcattttgcacaatttacaatTGCAGTTGTGAACAAAGATCCAAAGAAGTCCAAGTATTCTG ATACCTTACATCGGTTTTGGAAAAAGGAGCACGATTGGGGATGGAAAAAATTTATGGAGTTGTCAAAAGTTTTGGATGGGTTCATTGATGCGGATACTCTCATAATCAAAGCTCAAGTCCAAGTTATTAG GGAAAGAGCTGACCGTCCCTTTCGCTGCCTCGATTGTCAGTATAGGAGAGAGCTTGTTCGTGTATATTTAACTAATGTAGAGCAAATTTGCCGACGTTTTGTGGAAGAAAGAAGAGGCAAGCTTGGGAAATTGATAGAGGATAAAGCTAGATGGTCAAg CTTCCGTGCTTTCTGGCTTGGAATTGATCTCAATGCTAGGCGCCGCATGTCCAGGGAGAAAACAGaattagttctgaaaattattgTGAAACATTTCTTTATAGAAAAGGAAGTCACATCTACTTTGGTTATGGATTCCTTGCACAGTGGGTTGAAGGCCCTACAAGGTCCATCCAAGAAAGGGAAGGATAAATATTCGGCTGATGAAGAACAACCAGTACCCATTGTTCGTATTGAGAAAGACACATTTGTCTTGGTGGATGATGTCTTGCTACTACTTGAGAGGGCTGCCATGGAACcattgccaccaaatattgagaaaggtcctcaGAACCGAACCAAG GATGGTAGTTTGGGAGACGACTTCTCTAAAGATTCCATTGAGCGTGACGAAAGGCGGCTGACTGAACTTGGTCGTAGAACTATAGATATATTTGTCCTGGCTCATATTTTCAG TAAAATTGAAGTTGCGTATCAAGAGGCTGTTGCTTTGATTAGACAAGAGGAACTTATCCGTGAGGAAGAAGCAGCTTGGTTAGCTGAAAGTGAGCAGAAAATGAGACGCGGTATAGCTGAAAAGGACAAGAAATCCAAAAAAAAACAG GGGAAACAGAAGCGAAATAATCGCAAAGGTAAGGACAAGGGAAGGTATGACAAACCTGATATCGCAGTAGAAGATGAGCCCGAACATGGAAGAAATGACTTCATAGCTCAAGAGGCAGAACCTGTTGGAGAAACCTGTCCACTTGATGATGTTTCTGATGTCTCAGATTCAATGGATTGTCCTCCTAAACCACTTCAGGCTAATTCTGAAGATAGAGATTCCAGCGCGGTCAATTGGGATACTGACACATCAGAACTGCATTTAACCACAGAAGCCGATGGCAGTGGGATTTGTGGCATATCATTTATACAAAATGGACAAATAAAAAGTCCATCAGTAATGGATGATAGTTCATCTACATGTTCAACTGACTCGCTCCCATCAGTTATAGCAAATGGGCCTTGTAAAGTAACGTCACTTCTAAAGCAAAACAACCTAAAATCACCGTCAAG AGGAAAATATCAGAGGGTTAAAGCAATTGTAGAAGTAACTGGATGTGCCGTTGATACTAATATCCAGCCATCTAATGCTTCTTCTGATGCGGGGCATGTCATATATAAATCAGGGAAAGGCAAGATAGCTAAACCAGAGAAGGCCATTTCAAATTCATTACAGCAGCGAACGAAGTTGACTGAACAGGTGGCAAAG GAAGGATTCGCGTCCCTGCAAAGGAATTTGAATGTGACAGGGGAGGTTAGTGTTGAAAAACCTATCAACGTAAAGACAACAGGAATCCAGTCCTCTTTGAGGAGTCCAGCGAAGAATCCGTCATCTGCTGTTAAGCCAAAACTACAGTCAAAGACTGCTGCAGCCATAGACACTGTGTTGGCTAGGAAATCATCTTCTCCGAGTCTTGAAGATACTGATAGGTTGACCATTCCAGAAAATTTAGCTGAAACTATAGTCTCTAAAACAGCAATCCCAAGGCTTACTGAGAAGCCAGTCTCTCAACTAGTTCCCGACTCATCTGAAAAGTCAAAAATTGTGCAAATGTCAGCCACAACTGAAAACCCTGTATCCCAGCAGGTTCCAGTCAAAATTGAGAATCGTACTACAGTGCAGCCAGGCATTTCAAGGCCTTTGAGTGCACCCGTGATTTCAGGGCCCGAAATATGCACACCTGTTGTTCCCATGGTCCAAACAGCACAGTCTCTGTCCCGTTCAGTGAGTGCAGCAGGCCGTTTGGGCCCTGATCCCTCACCTGCAACTACTAGTCAAGTACCTCAATCATATCGAAATGCTATGATGGGAAGCCATGCTAGCAGTTCAGCAGGGTACACTCTTACTCAGTCACCAAATTCAGCAGTTACTTCGTCGCACTCGCAACCATCTTTGGTGATGTCTACACCAATGTATTTACCCCAGAGCTCCGAAAGGCTAGACACAAATTCGATCAGGTCAAACCTTTCGTTTGGAATGCTAAGTCATGATATGCTTCAGAATGGCCCTCCGTGGATGGACACCCTTAGAAGGGACAGCACCAGGACTAATTGCAATTCTCCAATACAGAACGGGCCTCGATGGATGGAGAACCATCAAAGGGATACCCACAGAAGCATAAACCGAGACCTCTCCTTGCATAGTGACATTCAAAACTTTGATGTAGCCAATTCTTTGCACAGCAGATCTCAAGGTCAGCCTCCTATTGGATATCCTGTTGGCATGTCAGGGCGTCAGAACCCTGGTGTATTGGCTGATGATTTTCCGCATTTGGACATCATCAACGACTTGCTGGATGATGAGATTATTATGGCAACTACAAGTTCTGGCTTTCGGACTTTTAGCGATGGTCCTTGTCCTCTGAACCAGCAGTTTACTTTCCCTGGTGATATTGGCCTTTCTGGTGATTTGGGGCCCTCTACAAGCTCCCACATAACTCAAAATTACCATGATGGGGAATATCATTATAATTACAGCTCTATTTCTGGTCAGTTCGACTCAAATATATTTCACCAAGCTAATTTACAACCTTACCCGGATGGACATACTGACGGGTTCATACCAAATCAATGGCAGATGGACAATTCTGATTTATCTTATCTAAGCATGAGAAGTTCAGAAAATGATGGTTTCTCGTATCACATTCCGGAGTATTCAAACTTGGTTAGCAGTGTGAACGGTTATACTGCATTCAGGCCTTCATAG
- the LOC141684757 gene encoding TNF receptor-associated factor homolog 1b-like isoform X1 produces MAGTASEESGGGRSLEGISSAQQRCQSSEALAEWRSSEHVENGSPSTSPPYWDTDDDDDCGQKPSELYGRYTWKIDKFSQINKRELRSNAFEVGGYKWYILIYPQGCDVCNHLSLFLCVANHDKLLPGWSHFAQFTIAVVNKDPKKSKYSDTLHRFWKKEHDWGWKKFMELSKVLDGFIDADTLIIKAQVQVIRERADRPFRCLDCQYRRELVRVYLTNVEQICRRFVEERRGKLGKLIEDKARWSSFRAFWLGIDLNARRRMSREKTELVLKIIVKHFFIEKEVTSTLVMDSLHSGLKALQGPSKKGKDKYSADEEQPVPIVRIEKDTFVLVDDVLLLLERAAMEPLPPNIEKGPQNRTKDGSLGDDFSKDSIERDERRLTELGRRTIDIFVLAHIFSSKIEVAYQEAVALIRQEELIREEEAAWLAESEQKMRRGIAEKDKKSKKKQGKQKRNNRKGKDKGRYDKPDIAVEDEPEHGRNDFIAQEAEPVGETCPLDDVSDVSDSMDCPPKPLQANSEDRDSSAVNWDTDTSELHLTTEADGSGICGISFIQNGQIKSPSVMDDSSSTCSTDSLPSVIANGPCKVTSLLKQNNLKSPSRGKYQRVKAIVEVTGCAVDTNIQPSNASSDAGHVIYKSGKGKIAKPEKAISNSLQQRTKLTEQVAKEGFASLQRNLNVTGEVSVEKPINVKTTGIQSSLRSPAKNPSSAVKPKLQSKTAAAIDTVLARKSSSPSLEDTDRLTIPENLAETIVSKTAIPRLTEKPVSQLVPDSSEKSKIVQMSATTENPVSQQVPVKIENRTTVQPGISRPLSAPVISGPEICTPVVPMVQTAQSLSRSVSAAGRLGPDPSPATTSQVPQSYRNAMMGSHASSSAGYTLTQSPNSAVTSSHSQPSLVMSTPMYLPQSSERLDTNSIRSNLSFGMLSHDMLQNGPPWMDTLRRDSTRTNCNSPIQNGPRWMENHQRDTHRSINRDLSLHSDIQNFDVANSLHSRSQGQPPIGYPVGMSGRQNPGVLADDFPHLDIINDLLDDEIIMATTSSGFRTFSDGPCPLNQQFTFPGDIGLSGDLGPSTSSHITQNYHDGEYHYNYSSISGQFDSNIFHQANLQPYPDGHTDGFIPNQWQMDNSDLSYLSMRSSENDGFSYHIPEYSNLVSSVNGYTAFRPS; encoded by the exons ATGGCGGGGACTGCAAGTGAAGAGTCTGGAGGTGGAAGGTCGTTAGAGGGAATATCAAGTGCGCAGCAACGTTGCCAATCAAGTGAAGCATTGGCAGAGTGGCGATCTTCTGAGCATGTGGAAAATGGATCACCTTCGACTTCACCTCCATACTGGGATACTGATGACGATGATGACTGTG GGCAAAAACCTTCTGAGTTGTATGGGAGGTATACATGGAAGATAGACAAGTTTTCTCAAATCAACAAGAGGGAACTTCGTAGTAATGCATTTGAGGTTGGCGGCTACAAATG GTATATCTTGATTTATCCTCAAGGCTGTGATGTCTGCAATCATCTCTCCTTGTTTCTTTGTGTTGCCAATCATGACAAGCTTCTTCCAG GATGGAGTcattttgcacaatttacaatTGCAGTTGTGAACAAAGATCCAAAGAAGTCCAAGTATTCTG ATACCTTACATCGGTTTTGGAAAAAGGAGCACGATTGGGGATGGAAAAAATTTATGGAGTTGTCAAAAGTTTTGGATGGGTTCATTGATGCGGATACTCTCATAATCAAAGCTCAAGTCCAAGTTATTAG GGAAAGAGCTGACCGTCCCTTTCGCTGCCTCGATTGTCAGTATAGGAGAGAGCTTGTTCGTGTATATTTAACTAATGTAGAGCAAATTTGCCGACGTTTTGTGGAAGAAAGAAGAGGCAAGCTTGGGAAATTGATAGAGGATAAAGCTAGATGGTCAAg CTTCCGTGCTTTCTGGCTTGGAATTGATCTCAATGCTAGGCGCCGCATGTCCAGGGAGAAAACAGaattagttctgaaaattattgTGAAACATTTCTTTATAGAAAAGGAAGTCACATCTACTTTGGTTATGGATTCCTTGCACAGTGGGTTGAAGGCCCTACAAGGTCCATCCAAGAAAGGGAAGGATAAATATTCGGCTGATGAAGAACAACCAGTACCCATTGTTCGTATTGAGAAAGACACATTTGTCTTGGTGGATGATGTCTTGCTACTACTTGAGAGGGCTGCCATGGAACcattgccaccaaatattgagaaaggtcctcaGAACCGAACCAAG GATGGTAGTTTGGGAGACGACTTCTCTAAAGATTCCATTGAGCGTGACGAAAGGCGGCTGACTGAACTTGGTCGTAGAACTATAGATATATTTGTCCTGGCTCATATTTTCAG CAGTAAAATTGAAGTTGCGTATCAAGAGGCTGTTGCTTTGATTAGACAAGAGGAACTTATCCGTGAGGAAGAAGCAGCTTGGTTAGCTGAAAGTGAGCAGAAAATGAGACGCGGTATAGCTGAAAAGGACAAGAAATCCAAAAAAAAACAG GGGAAACAGAAGCGAAATAATCGCAAAGGTAAGGACAAGGGAAGGTATGACAAACCTGATATCGCAGTAGAAGATGAGCCCGAACATGGAAGAAATGACTTCATAGCTCAAGAGGCAGAACCTGTTGGAGAAACCTGTCCACTTGATGATGTTTCTGATGTCTCAGATTCAATGGATTGTCCTCCTAAACCACTTCAGGCTAATTCTGAAGATAGAGATTCCAGCGCGGTCAATTGGGATACTGACACATCAGAACTGCATTTAACCACAGAAGCCGATGGCAGTGGGATTTGTGGCATATCATTTATACAAAATGGACAAATAAAAAGTCCATCAGTAATGGATGATAGTTCATCTACATGTTCAACTGACTCGCTCCCATCAGTTATAGCAAATGGGCCTTGTAAAGTAACGTCACTTCTAAAGCAAAACAACCTAAAATCACCGTCAAG AGGAAAATATCAGAGGGTTAAAGCAATTGTAGAAGTAACTGGATGTGCCGTTGATACTAATATCCAGCCATCTAATGCTTCTTCTGATGCGGGGCATGTCATATATAAATCAGGGAAAGGCAAGATAGCTAAACCAGAGAAGGCCATTTCAAATTCATTACAGCAGCGAACGAAGTTGACTGAACAGGTGGCAAAG GAAGGATTCGCGTCCCTGCAAAGGAATTTGAATGTGACAGGGGAGGTTAGTGTTGAAAAACCTATCAACGTAAAGACAACAGGAATCCAGTCCTCTTTGAGGAGTCCAGCGAAGAATCCGTCATCTGCTGTTAAGCCAAAACTACAGTCAAAGACTGCTGCAGCCATAGACACTGTGTTGGCTAGGAAATCATCTTCTCCGAGTCTTGAAGATACTGATAGGTTGACCATTCCAGAAAATTTAGCTGAAACTATAGTCTCTAAAACAGCAATCCCAAGGCTTACTGAGAAGCCAGTCTCTCAACTAGTTCCCGACTCATCTGAAAAGTCAAAAATTGTGCAAATGTCAGCCACAACTGAAAACCCTGTATCCCAGCAGGTTCCAGTCAAAATTGAGAATCGTACTACAGTGCAGCCAGGCATTTCAAGGCCTTTGAGTGCACCCGTGATTTCAGGGCCCGAAATATGCACACCTGTTGTTCCCATGGTCCAAACAGCACAGTCTCTGTCCCGTTCAGTGAGTGCAGCAGGCCGTTTGGGCCCTGATCCCTCACCTGCAACTACTAGTCAAGTACCTCAATCATATCGAAATGCTATGATGGGAAGCCATGCTAGCAGTTCAGCAGGGTACACTCTTACTCAGTCACCAAATTCAGCAGTTACTTCGTCGCACTCGCAACCATCTTTGGTGATGTCTACACCAATGTATTTACCCCAGAGCTCCGAAAGGCTAGACACAAATTCGATCAGGTCAAACCTTTCGTTTGGAATGCTAAGTCATGATATGCTTCAGAATGGCCCTCCGTGGATGGACACCCTTAGAAGGGACAGCACCAGGACTAATTGCAATTCTCCAATACAGAACGGGCCTCGATGGATGGAGAACCATCAAAGGGATACCCACAGAAGCATAAACCGAGACCTCTCCTTGCATAGTGACATTCAAAACTTTGATGTAGCCAATTCTTTGCACAGCAGATCTCAAGGTCAGCCTCCTATTGGATATCCTGTTGGCATGTCAGGGCGTCAGAACCCTGGTGTATTGGCTGATGATTTTCCGCATTTGGACATCATCAACGACTTGCTGGATGATGAGATTATTATGGCAACTACAAGTTCTGGCTTTCGGACTTTTAGCGATGGTCCTTGTCCTCTGAACCAGCAGTTTACTTTCCCTGGTGATATTGGCCTTTCTGGTGATTTGGGGCCCTCTACAAGCTCCCACATAACTCAAAATTACCATGATGGGGAATATCATTATAATTACAGCTCTATTTCTGGTCAGTTCGACTCAAATATATTTCACCAAGCTAATTTACAACCTTACCCGGATGGACATACTGACGGGTTCATACCAAATCAATGGCAGATGGACAATTCTGATTTATCTTATCTAAGCATGAGAAGTTCAGAAAATGATGGTTTCTCGTATCACATTCCGGAGTATTCAAACTTGGTTAGCAGTGTGAACGGTTATACTGCATTCAGGCCTTCATAG